A region from the Bubalus kerabau isolate K-KA32 ecotype Philippines breed swamp buffalo chromosome 23, PCC_UOA_SB_1v2, whole genome shotgun sequence genome encodes:
- the SH2B2 gene encoding SH2B adapter protein 2 isoform X2 yields MEGGMVPLPPADTCPTSPVVLTHWHCQKGGCTPSRGSGSRWALRSRGGELTHRLLSPAASGGCDGTGAMNGAAPVPVPVPVPDWRQFCELHAQAAAVDFAHKFCRFLRDNPAYDTPDAGASFSRHFAANFLDVFSEEVRRVLVAGPAPPRGAAEPPDAMEPGPAGPPALKAAPYGHSRSSEDVSGTAAAKARVRKGFSLRNMSLCVVDGVRDMWHRRASPEPGAAEPPAEPRDKWMRRLRLSRTLAAKVELVDIQREGALRFMVADDAASGPGGAAQWQKCRLLLRRAVAGERFRLEFFVPPKASRPKVSIPLSAIIEVRTTMPLEMPEKDNTFVLKVENGAEYILETIDSLQKHSWVADIQGCVDPGDSEEDTEPSCARGGCLASRVASCSCELLTEAVDLPRPPDTTAAVVTAPHSRAREAVGDSLVHVPLETFLETLESPGASGSNRTAEEAAEPEAQAEAELELSDYPWFHGTLSRVKAAQLVLAGGPRNHGLFVIRQSETRPGEYVLTFNFQGKAKHLRLSLNGHGQCHVQHLWFQSVLDMLRHFHTHPIPLESGGSADITLRSYVRAQGPPPDPGPSPSAAPPPPACWSEPAGQHYFSSLAAAACPPASPSEAGGASSSSASSSSAASVPGAPRPAAEGPLSARSRSNSAERLLEAAGGGAEEPPEAGSGEGARGHTRAVENQYSFY; encoded by the exons ATGGAGGGGGGCATGGTCCCCCTCCCTCCTGCAGACACATGTCCCACCTCCCCGGTTGTCCTCACACACTGGCACTGCCAGAAAGGCGGCTGCACACCTTCCCGGGGAAGCGGGAGCAGGTGGGCGCTCCGATCCAGGGGTGGGGAGTTGACTCACCGGCTCCTCTCGCCCGCAGCCTCCGGGGGCTGCGATGGGACGGGAGCCATGAATGGTGCCGCCCCGGTCCCGGTCCCGGTGCCGGTCCCGGACTGGCGGCAGTTCTGCGAGCTGCACGCGCAGGCGGCCGCCGTGGACTTCGCGCACAAGTTCTGCCGCTTCCTGCGGGACAACCCGGCCTACGACACGCCCGACGCCGGCGCCTCCTTCTCCCGCCACTTCGCCGCCAACTTCCTGGACGTGTTCAGCGAGGAGGTGCGCCGAGTGCTGGTGGCCGGGCCGGCGCCGCCGCGAGGGGCGGCCGAGCCCCCGGACGCCATGGAGCCCGGGCCCGCGGGGCCCCCGGCGCTCAAGGCCGCGCCCTACGGTCACTCGCGGAGCTCGGAGGACGTGTCGGGGACCGCGGCGGCCAAGGCTCGCGTCCGCAAGGGCTTCTCGCTGCGCAACATGAGCCTGTGCGTGGTGGACGGCGTGCGCGACATGTGGCACCGGCGCGCCTCCCCCGAGCCCGGCGCCGCCGAGCCCCCGGCCGAGCCGCGCGACAAGTGGATGCGGCGCCTGCGGCTGTCGCGGACGCTGGCGGCCAAGGTGGAGCTGGTGGACATCCAGCGCGAGGGCGCGCTGCGCTTCATGGTGGCCGACGACGCGGCCTCGGGCCCCGGGGGCGCCGCCCAGTGGCAGAAGTGTCGCCTGCTCCTGCGCAGGGCGGTGGCGGGCGAGCGCTTCCGCCTGGAGTTCTTCGTGCCGCCCAAG GCCTCCAGGCCCAAAGTCAGCATCCCCCTGTCGGCCATCATCGAGGTCCGTACCACCATGCCCCTGGAGATGCCGGAGAAGGACAACACGTTCGTGCTCAAG GTAGAGAATGGAGCAGAGTACATCCTGGAGACCATCGACTCCCTGCAGAAGCACTCGTGGGTGGCTGACATCCAGGGCTGCGTAGACCCCGG GGACAGCGAGGAAGACACGGAGCCATCCTGTGCCCGGGGAGGCTGTCTGGCCAGCCGCGTGGCCTCCTGCAGCTGTGAGCTCCTGACGGAGG CAGTGGACCTGCCCCGGCCCCCAGACACAACGGCAGCCGTGGTGACAGCCCCACACAGCCGCGCTCGAGAGGCCGTTGGCGATTCCCTGGTCCACGTCCCGCTGGAGACCTTCCTGGAGACCCTGGAGTCCCCAGGCGCCAGCGGCAGCAACCGCACAG cagaggaggcagcagagccagAGGCCCAGGCCGAGGCTGAGCTGGAGCTCTCCGACTACCCCTGGTTCCATGGGACACTGTCGCGGGTCAAGGCAGCTCAGCTGGTGCTGGCGGGCGGGCCCCGGAACCATGGCCTCTTCGTGATCCGCCAGAGTGAGACCCGGCCCGGGGAGTATGTGCTGACCTTCAACTTCCAGGGCAAGGCCAAG CACCTGCGCCTGTCCTTGAACGGCCACGGGCAGTGCCACGTGCAGCACCTGTGGTTCCAGTCTGTGCTTGACATGCTCCGCCACTTCCACACCCACCCCATCCCGCTGGAGTCCGGGGGCTCTGCCGACATCACCCTACGCAGCTATGTGCGGGCCCAGGGCCCCCCACCCG ACCCGGGGCCCTCGCCCAGCGCCGCGCCCCCACCGCCTGCCTGCTGGAGCGAGCCGGCCGGCCAGCACTACTTCTCCAGCCTCGCCGCGGCAGCTTGCCCGCCCGCCTCGCCCTCGGAGGCCGGCGGCGCCTCGTCCTCGTCCGCCTCGTCGTCTTCGGCCGCTTCGGTGCCcggcgccccccgccccgccgccgAGGGCCCGCTGAGCGCCCGCAGCCGCAGCAACAGCGCCGAGCGCCTGCTGGAGGCGGCGGGCGGGGGCGCTGAAGAGCCCCCCGAGGCCGGGTCAGGCGAGGGCGCCCGGGGCCACACTCGCGCCGTGGAGAACCAGTACTCCTTCTACTAG
- the SH2B2 gene encoding SH2B adapter protein 2 isoform X3 gives MEGGMVPLPPADTCPTSPVVLTHWHCQKGGCTPSRGSGSRWALRSRGGELTHRLLSPAASGGCDGTGAMNGAAPVPVPVPVPDWRQFCELHAQAAAVDFAHKFCRFLRDNPAYDTPDAGASFSRHFAANFLDVFSEEVRRVLVAGPAPPRGAAEPPDAMEPGPAGPPALKAAPYGHSRSSEDVSGTAAAKARVRKGFSLRNMSLCVVDGVRDMWHRRASPEPGAAEPPAEPRDKWMRRLRLSRTLAAKVELVDIQREGALRFMVADDAASGPGGAAQWQKCRLLLRRAVAGERFRLEFFVPPKASRPKVSIPLSAIIEVRTTMPLEMPEKDNTFVLKVENGAEYILETIDSLQKHSWVADIQGCVDPGDSEEDTEPSCARGGCLASRVASCSCELLTEVDLPRPPDTTAAVVTAPHSRAREAVGDSLVHVPLETFLETLESPGASGSNRTAEEAAEPEAQAEAELELSDYPWFHGTLSRVKAAQLVLAGGPRNHGLFVIRQSETRPGEYVLTFNFQGKAKHLRLSLNGHGQCHVQHLWFQSVLDMLRHFHTHPIPLESGGSADITLRSYVRAQGPPPDPGPSPSAAPPPPACWSEPAGQHYFSSLAAAACPPASPSEAGGASSSSASSSSAASVPGAPRPAAEGPLSARSRSNSAERLLEAAGGGAEEPPEAGSGEGARGHTRAVENQYSFY, from the exons ATGGAGGGGGGCATGGTCCCCCTCCCTCCTGCAGACACATGTCCCACCTCCCCGGTTGTCCTCACACACTGGCACTGCCAGAAAGGCGGCTGCACACCTTCCCGGGGAAGCGGGAGCAGGTGGGCGCTCCGATCCAGGGGTGGGGAGTTGACTCACCGGCTCCTCTCGCCCGCAGCCTCCGGGGGCTGCGATGGGACGGGAGCCATGAATGGTGCCGCCCCGGTCCCGGTCCCGGTGCCGGTCCCGGACTGGCGGCAGTTCTGCGAGCTGCACGCGCAGGCGGCCGCCGTGGACTTCGCGCACAAGTTCTGCCGCTTCCTGCGGGACAACCCGGCCTACGACACGCCCGACGCCGGCGCCTCCTTCTCCCGCCACTTCGCCGCCAACTTCCTGGACGTGTTCAGCGAGGAGGTGCGCCGAGTGCTGGTGGCCGGGCCGGCGCCGCCGCGAGGGGCGGCCGAGCCCCCGGACGCCATGGAGCCCGGGCCCGCGGGGCCCCCGGCGCTCAAGGCCGCGCCCTACGGTCACTCGCGGAGCTCGGAGGACGTGTCGGGGACCGCGGCGGCCAAGGCTCGCGTCCGCAAGGGCTTCTCGCTGCGCAACATGAGCCTGTGCGTGGTGGACGGCGTGCGCGACATGTGGCACCGGCGCGCCTCCCCCGAGCCCGGCGCCGCCGAGCCCCCGGCCGAGCCGCGCGACAAGTGGATGCGGCGCCTGCGGCTGTCGCGGACGCTGGCGGCCAAGGTGGAGCTGGTGGACATCCAGCGCGAGGGCGCGCTGCGCTTCATGGTGGCCGACGACGCGGCCTCGGGCCCCGGGGGCGCCGCCCAGTGGCAGAAGTGTCGCCTGCTCCTGCGCAGGGCGGTGGCGGGCGAGCGCTTCCGCCTGGAGTTCTTCGTGCCGCCCAAG GCCTCCAGGCCCAAAGTCAGCATCCCCCTGTCGGCCATCATCGAGGTCCGTACCACCATGCCCCTGGAGATGCCGGAGAAGGACAACACGTTCGTGCTCAAG GTAGAGAATGGAGCAGAGTACATCCTGGAGACCATCGACTCCCTGCAGAAGCACTCGTGGGTGGCTGACATCCAGGGCTGCGTAGACCCCGG GGACAGCGAGGAAGACACGGAGCCATCCTGTGCCCGGGGAGGCTGTCTGGCCAGCCGCGTGGCCTCCTGCAGCTGTGAGCTCCTGACGGAGG TGGACCTGCCCCGGCCCCCAGACACAACGGCAGCCGTGGTGACAGCCCCACACAGCCGCGCTCGAGAGGCCGTTGGCGATTCCCTGGTCCACGTCCCGCTGGAGACCTTCCTGGAGACCCTGGAGTCCCCAGGCGCCAGCGGCAGCAACCGCACAG cagaggaggcagcagagccagAGGCCCAGGCCGAGGCTGAGCTGGAGCTCTCCGACTACCCCTGGTTCCATGGGACACTGTCGCGGGTCAAGGCAGCTCAGCTGGTGCTGGCGGGCGGGCCCCGGAACCATGGCCTCTTCGTGATCCGCCAGAGTGAGACCCGGCCCGGGGAGTATGTGCTGACCTTCAACTTCCAGGGCAAGGCCAAG CACCTGCGCCTGTCCTTGAACGGCCACGGGCAGTGCCACGTGCAGCACCTGTGGTTCCAGTCTGTGCTTGACATGCTCCGCCACTTCCACACCCACCCCATCCCGCTGGAGTCCGGGGGCTCTGCCGACATCACCCTACGCAGCTATGTGCGGGCCCAGGGCCCCCCACCCG ACCCGGGGCCCTCGCCCAGCGCCGCGCCCCCACCGCCTGCCTGCTGGAGCGAGCCGGCCGGCCAGCACTACTTCTCCAGCCTCGCCGCGGCAGCTTGCCCGCCCGCCTCGCCCTCGGAGGCCGGCGGCGCCTCGTCCTCGTCCGCCTCGTCGTCTTCGGCCGCTTCGGTGCCcggcgccccccgccccgccgccgAGGGCCCGCTGAGCGCCCGCAGCCGCAGCAACAGCGCCGAGCGCCTGCTGGAGGCGGCGGGCGGGGGCGCTGAAGAGCCCCCCGAGGCCGGGTCAGGCGAGGGCGCCCGGGGCCACACTCGCGCCGTGGAGAACCAGTACTCCTTCTACTAG
- the SH2B2 gene encoding SH2B adapter protein 2 isoform X1: MEGGMVPLPPADTCPTSPVVLTHWHCQKGGCTPSRGSGSRWALRSRGGELTHRLLSPAASGGCDGTGAMNGAAPVPVPVPVPDWRQFCELHAQAAAVDFAHKFCRFLRDNPAYDTPDAGASFSRHFAANFLDVFSEEVRRVLVAGPAPPRGAAEPPDAMEPGPAGPPALKAAPYGHSRSSEDVSGTAAAKARVRKGFSLRNMSLCVVDGVRDMWHRRASPEPGAAEPPAEPRDKWMRRLRLSRTLAAKVELVDIQREGALRFMVADDAASGPGGAAQWQKCRLLLRRAVAGERFRLEFFVPPKASRPKVSIPLSAIIEVRTTMPLEMPEKDNTFVLKVENGAEYILETIDSLQKHSWVADIQGCVDPGDSEEDTEPSCARGGCLASRVASCSCELLTEAVDLPRPPDTTAAVVTAPHSRAREAVGDSLVHVPLETFLETLESPGASGSNRTEEAAEPEAQAEAELELSDYPWFHGTLSRVKAAQLVLAGGPRNHGLFVIRQSETRPGEYVLTFNFQGKAKASWQRGAVGAHTGEASSPGSAVGVGAAPRLHPCRAVGSLGVGAAWLPTGQACSCLC, translated from the exons ATGGAGGGGGGCATGGTCCCCCTCCCTCCTGCAGACACATGTCCCACCTCCCCGGTTGTCCTCACACACTGGCACTGCCAGAAAGGCGGCTGCACACCTTCCCGGGGAAGCGGGAGCAGGTGGGCGCTCCGATCCAGGGGTGGGGAGTTGACTCACCGGCTCCTCTCGCCCGCAGCCTCCGGGGGCTGCGATGGGACGGGAGCCATGAATGGTGCCGCCCCGGTCCCGGTCCCGGTGCCGGTCCCGGACTGGCGGCAGTTCTGCGAGCTGCACGCGCAGGCGGCCGCCGTGGACTTCGCGCACAAGTTCTGCCGCTTCCTGCGGGACAACCCGGCCTACGACACGCCCGACGCCGGCGCCTCCTTCTCCCGCCACTTCGCCGCCAACTTCCTGGACGTGTTCAGCGAGGAGGTGCGCCGAGTGCTGGTGGCCGGGCCGGCGCCGCCGCGAGGGGCGGCCGAGCCCCCGGACGCCATGGAGCCCGGGCCCGCGGGGCCCCCGGCGCTCAAGGCCGCGCCCTACGGTCACTCGCGGAGCTCGGAGGACGTGTCGGGGACCGCGGCGGCCAAGGCTCGCGTCCGCAAGGGCTTCTCGCTGCGCAACATGAGCCTGTGCGTGGTGGACGGCGTGCGCGACATGTGGCACCGGCGCGCCTCCCCCGAGCCCGGCGCCGCCGAGCCCCCGGCCGAGCCGCGCGACAAGTGGATGCGGCGCCTGCGGCTGTCGCGGACGCTGGCGGCCAAGGTGGAGCTGGTGGACATCCAGCGCGAGGGCGCGCTGCGCTTCATGGTGGCCGACGACGCGGCCTCGGGCCCCGGGGGCGCCGCCCAGTGGCAGAAGTGTCGCCTGCTCCTGCGCAGGGCGGTGGCGGGCGAGCGCTTCCGCCTGGAGTTCTTCGTGCCGCCCAAG GCCTCCAGGCCCAAAGTCAGCATCCCCCTGTCGGCCATCATCGAGGTCCGTACCACCATGCCCCTGGAGATGCCGGAGAAGGACAACACGTTCGTGCTCAAG GTAGAGAATGGAGCAGAGTACATCCTGGAGACCATCGACTCCCTGCAGAAGCACTCGTGGGTGGCTGACATCCAGGGCTGCGTAGACCCCGG GGACAGCGAGGAAGACACGGAGCCATCCTGTGCCCGGGGAGGCTGTCTGGCCAGCCGCGTGGCCTCCTGCAGCTGTGAGCTCCTGACGGAGG CAGTGGACCTGCCCCGGCCCCCAGACACAACGGCAGCCGTGGTGACAGCCCCACACAGCCGCGCTCGAGAGGCCGTTGGCGATTCCCTGGTCCACGTCCCGCTGGAGACCTTCCTGGAGACCCTGGAGTCCCCAGGCGCCAGCGGCAGCAACCGCACAG aggaggcagcagagccagAGGCCCAGGCCGAGGCTGAGCTGGAGCTCTCCGACTACCCCTGGTTCCATGGGACACTGTCGCGGGTCAAGGCAGCTCAGCTGGTGCTGGCGGGCGGGCCCCGGAACCATGGCCTCTTCGTGATCCGCCAGAGTGAGACCCGGCCCGGGGAGTATGTGCTGACCTTCAACTTCCAGGGCAAGGCCAAGGCAAGTTGGCAAAGGGGTGCTGTGGGGGCACACACAGGGGAAGCCTCCAGCCCGGGGtcggcggtgggggtgggggcggccccAAGGCTGCACCCCTGCCGGGCAGTAggctccctgggggtgggggcagcatgGCTTCCCACGGGCCAGGCCTGCTCCTGCCTGTGCTGA